From Microcystis aeruginosa NIES-2549, a single genomic window includes:
- a CDS encoding aspartate carbamoyltransferase catalytic subunit, with translation MAFTWTRHHILGLQDWQPEEYQTLLQTASSFREVLSRRTKKVPALQGQVVTNLFFEPSTRTRSSFELAAKRLSADVLNFAPGSSSLTKGETILDTALTYVAMGTDIFVIRHQQSGVPDLIAAEMDRLQSGVSILNAGDGQHEHPSQGLLDLFTICCLLDEENPRLELLEGKKIAIVGDILHSRVARSNIWSLTTAGAEVHLSAPPTLLPKYFGELCDRLFLHWDLEPALEKADFVMTLRLQKERMTANLLPSLREYHQSFGITRPRLQSCQPGVKVLHPGPVNRGVEISSDLMDDPDFSLISQQVTSGVAVRMALLYLIGNLRSDQ, from the coding sequence ATGGCTTTCACTTGGACCCGACACCACATTTTGGGATTGCAAGACTGGCAACCGGAAGAATACCAAACCCTGCTACAAACGGCCTCTAGTTTTCGTGAAGTTCTTTCCCGACGCACCAAGAAAGTGCCGGCCCTACAGGGACAAGTGGTGACGAATCTTTTTTTTGAACCTTCCACCCGCACCCGTAGTAGTTTTGAACTAGCGGCGAAACGTCTTTCGGCCGATGTTCTTAATTTTGCCCCGGGTAGTTCCAGTTTGACTAAGGGGGAAACGATTCTCGATACCGCTTTAACCTATGTGGCCATGGGTACGGATATTTTTGTCATCCGACATCAACAGTCGGGGGTTCCCGATTTAATTGCCGCAGAAATGGATCGTTTGCAGTCGGGGGTCAGTATTCTTAATGCTGGGGACGGTCAACACGAACACCCCTCTCAGGGACTTTTAGACCTGTTTACGATCTGTTGTCTGTTAGACGAGGAAAATCCCCGTTTAGAACTGTTAGAGGGCAAAAAAATCGCTATTGTTGGGGATATACTCCATTCTCGCGTCGCTCGTTCCAATATCTGGAGTTTAACCACGGCTGGGGCGGAAGTACATTTGTCCGCACCCCCCACCCTACTACCGAAATATTTTGGAGAATTGTGCGATCGCCTATTTCTCCACTGGGATTTAGAACCAGCTTTAGAAAAGGCCGATTTTGTGATGACCCTGCGACTGCAAAAAGAACGCATGACTGCCAATCTTTTGCCCAGTTTACGCGAATATCATCAAAGTTTTGGCATTACTCGTCCTCGTTTGCAATCCTGTCAACCGGGGGTGAAGGTACTTCATCCGGGTCCTGTGAATCGGGGAGTGGAAATTAGTTCCGATTTAATGGACGATCCCGATTTTAGTCTGATTTCCCAACAAGTTACCAGTGGTGTCGCTGTCAGAATGGCTTTGTTATACCTGATCGGTAATCTTCGCAGCGACCAGTAA
- the psbC gene encoding photosystem II reaction center protein CP43, with protein MVTLSNIPTASGRDQSSTGFAWWSGNARLINLSGKLLGAHVAHAGLIVFWAGAMTLFETAHFIPEKPMYEQGLILLPHLATLGFGVGPGGEVVDTFPYFVAGVLHLISSAVLGFGGIYHAIRGPETLEEYSNFFGYDWKDKNQMTNIIGYHLILLGCGALLLVFKAMFFGGVYDTWAPGGGDVRVITNPTLNPAVIFGYLTKAPFGGEGWIISVNNMEDIIGGHIWIGLICIGGGIWHILTKPFAWARRAFIWSGEAYLSYSLGALSMMGFIAAVYVWFNNTAYPSEFYGPTGMEASQAQAFTFLVRDQRLGANVASAQGPTGLGKYLMRSPTGEIIFGGETMRFWDFRGPWLEPLRGPNGLDLDKIRNDVQPWQVRRAAEYMTHAPLGSLNSVGGVITDVNSFNYVSPRAWLATSHFTLAFFFLIGHLWHAGRARAAAAGFEKGIDRETEPALAMPDLD; from the coding sequence GTGGTAACGCTCTCTAATATCCCTACCGCTAGTGGTCGTGACCAAAGTTCCACCGGCTTCGCTTGGTGGTCTGGTAACGCTCGTCTCATCAACCTCTCCGGTAAACTGCTCGGCGCTCACGTCGCCCACGCTGGTTTAATCGTTTTCTGGGCCGGGGCGATGACCCTGTTTGAAACCGCCCACTTTATCCCCGAAAAACCGATGTACGAACAGGGTTTAATCCTGCTTCCCCACTTAGCTACCCTCGGTTTTGGGGTCGGTCCGGGTGGTGAAGTAGTCGATACCTTCCCCTACTTCGTCGCTGGTGTTCTGCACTTAATTTCTTCGGCTGTACTCGGTTTTGGTGGTATCTACCACGCTATCCGCGGACCGGAAACCCTAGAGGAATACTCTAATTTCTTCGGTTACGACTGGAAAGACAAAAACCAAATGACCAACATCATCGGTTATCACCTGATTCTCTTGGGTTGTGGTGCGCTGTTGTTGGTATTTAAAGCCATGTTCTTTGGCGGTGTCTATGATACCTGGGCCCCCGGTGGCGGTGATGTCCGCGTCATCACTAATCCTACCCTCAACCCCGCAGTTATCTTTGGTTATCTGACCAAAGCTCCTTTCGGTGGCGAAGGCTGGATTATCAGCGTCAACAACATGGAAGATATCATCGGCGGTCACATCTGGATTGGCTTAATCTGTATCGGTGGCGGTATCTGGCACATTCTCACCAAACCCTTTGCTTGGGCGCGTCGCGCTTTCATCTGGTCTGGAGAAGCCTATCTGTCCTACAGCTTGGGCGCTCTTTCCATGATGGGCTTTATCGCCGCCGTTTACGTTTGGTTTAACAACACCGCCTATCCCAGTGAATTCTACGGTCCGACCGGTATGGAAGCTTCCCAAGCTCAAGCTTTCACCTTCTTGGTGCGTGACCAACGCTTAGGCGCTAACGTCGCTTCTGCCCAAGGCCCCACCGGTCTAGGTAAATACCTGATGCGCTCTCCCACTGGCGAAATTATCTTCGGTGGTGAAACCATGCGTTTCTGGGATTTCCGCGGTCCCTGGTTAGAACCCCTCCGCGGTCCTAACGGTTTAGACCTCGACAAAATCAGAAATGACGTACAACCCTGGCAAGTACGCCGCGCGGCTGAATACATGACCCACGCTCCTTTAGGTTCCTTGAACTCTGTGGGTGGGGTTATCACTGACGTTAACTCGTTTAACTATGTGTCTCCTCGCGCTTGGTTGGCTACCTCTCACTTCACCCTCGCCTTCTTCTTCCTGATTGGACACCTCTGGCACGCTGGACGCGCTCGCGCCGCCGCCGCCGGTTTCGAGAAAGGAATTGACCGCGAGACTGAACCCGCATTGGCAATGCCTGACCTCGACTAA
- a CDS encoding HU family DNA-binding protein — translation MNKGELIDQIALKASVTKKQADAVLTAAIETIIEAVSEGDKVTLVGFGSFEARERQAREGRNPKTGDKMEIPATRVPAFSAGKLFKDRVAPDKE, via the coding sequence ATGAATAAAGGTGAATTAATCGATCAAATCGCTCTCAAAGCCTCTGTCACCAAAAAACAAGCAGATGCTGTTCTCACTGCCGCCATCGAAACTATTATCGAAGCGGTTTCTGAGGGGGACAAAGTAACCCTAGTAGGATTCGGTTCCTTCGAGGCCCGGGAACGTCAGGCCAGGGAAGGACGCAACCCGAAAACCGGCGATAAGATGGAGATTCCGGCCACTCGCGTCCCGGCTTTCTCGGCCGGTAAACTGTTTAAAGACAGAGTAGCCCCGGATAAGGAATAA
- the ureE gene encoding urease accessory protein UreE, whose protein sequence is MLTFTERLPPRHTASLPPPETVLFSLLLTAEERTRSRYRLDSPEGFSLCFRLPRGTILQDRDFLRGENGEIIQIIAKPEPVITITAPSTDLLLKAAYHLGNRHVALEINPDYLRLAPDSVLQAMLEGLGLAVNEEIAPFNPEIGAYQHYHDLEEGKKG, encoded by the coding sequence ATGTTAACTTTTACCGAGCGCTTACCACCCCGTCATACCGCTAGTCTACCTCCCCCAGAAACGGTACTTTTTAGCCTCCTACTTACGGCCGAAGAACGTACCCGCAGCCGTTATCGTCTCGACAGTCCCGAAGGTTTTTCCCTCTGTTTTCGTTTACCCCGCGGCACAATTCTACAGGACCGCGATTTCCTGCGGGGAGAAAACGGCGAAATTATTCAAATAATTGCTAAACCAGAACCAGTTATCACTATTACTGCCCCTTCAACCGATTTACTCCTCAAAGCTGCCTATCACCTCGGTAATCGTCATGTAGCCCTAGAAATTAATCCCGATTATCTCCGTCTGGCCCCCGATTCTGTCCTACAAGCAATGTTAGAAGGTTTGGGATTAGCTGTAAATGAAGAAATCGCCCCTTTTAACCCCGAAATCGGCGCTTATCAGCATTATCATGACCTGGAAGAGGGAAAAAAGGGATAG
- a CDS encoding YbjN domain-containing protein, translating into MTTESLATSEAIESMTDEFLASTSSHQEMIETVISTLQQHDTAMVQHTEKGYLWKFQYGSVEVFVQLTGESDDDFLTVWSSVLTLPVKDELGLTRKLLAMNCAETFESHFAIMNDQVVVISQRTVADLSPGEISRAITLVATVADNNDEMLRESFGGS; encoded by the coding sequence ATGACGACGGAAAGTTTAGCGACTTCAGAAGCAATAGAGTCAATGACCGATGAATTTCTGGCTAGTACAAGCAGTCACCAAGAAATGATTGAAACAGTTATTTCTACTCTGCAGCAGCATGATACTGCTATGGTACAACACACAGAAAAAGGTTATCTGTGGAAGTTTCAGTATGGTAGCGTTGAGGTGTTTGTGCAGTTAACTGGGGAAAGCGATGATGATTTTCTCACGGTGTGGTCTTCTGTGCTGACATTGCCTGTTAAGGATGAATTGGGATTAACCCGCAAGTTATTAGCGATGAATTGTGCCGAAACCTTTGAATCTCATTTTGCCATTATGAATGATCAGGTGGTGGTGATTTCTCAGCGTACTGTGGCCGATTTGTCTCCTGGGGAGATTTCGCGAGCAATTACTCTCGTGGCGACGGTAGCAGATAATAATGATGAAATGTTACGAGAATCCTTTGGTGGCAGCTAA
- a CDS encoding lipoate--protein ligase family protein: MMKCYENPLVAAKIWRYIPPIISSAELQMAIDSWLLEQHRCGHHPPTLRFYQWSPPAISLGYHQGQYPDFWRNLTWQGQKISLIRRPTGGRAVLHQGDLTYMVVNSGMKGNVREVYQQICQFLITGWQNLGLELSYGAAGRGYIHSANCFGTATGADLVDNWGNKFIGSAQLQRGSSILQHGSMVLEQDHSLFEQVFGSYAPQKVNLAPDLTLETIIATLKTAAEECFDCQLLEQPLEDWEWRSIKKMNINTH; encoded by the coding sequence ATGATGAAATGTTACGAGAATCCTTTGGTGGCAGCTAAAATTTGGCGTTATATCCCTCCAATTATCTCATCGGCAGAGCTACAAATGGCGATCGATTCTTGGTTACTAGAACAACACCGTTGTGGTCATCATCCCCCGACTCTGCGTTTTTATCAATGGTCGCCCCCAGCTATTTCCTTGGGCTATCATCAAGGACAATATCCAGATTTTTGGCGTAATTTGACTTGGCAAGGTCAAAAAATCTCCCTAATTCGTCGTCCTACTGGTGGACGGGCCGTACTACATCAGGGGGATTTGACTTATATGGTGGTAAATTCGGGGATGAAGGGGAATGTTAGGGAAGTTTACCAGCAAATCTGTCAATTCTTAATCACAGGCTGGCAAAATCTCGGTCTAGAATTGTCCTACGGTGCTGCCGGCCGGGGATATATCCATTCTGCTAACTGTTTCGGTACGGCTACCGGTGCGGATCTAGTCGATAATTGGGGCAATAAATTTATTGGTAGCGCCCAACTGCAACGGGGTTCCTCGATTCTCCAACATGGTTCCATGGTGCTAGAGCAAGATCATTCGCTGTTTGAACAAGTTTTCGGCAGTTATGCCCCTCAAAAGGTCAATTTAGCCCCAGATTTGACCCTAGAGACAATTATCGCTACCCTGAAAACCGCCGCCGAGGAATGCTTTGATTGTCAATTGCTAGAGCAACCCCTCGAGGATTGGGAATGGCGATCAATTAAAAAAATGAATATAAATACTCATTGA
- the cobD gene encoding threonine-phosphate decarboxylase CobD has translation MPRPKHGGNLDWAAAIAGCPVSSILDFSASINPLGPPESALTAIKSHLTSLTRYPDPAYWQLRSALGQWHNIGPDWILPGNGAAELLTWAGRELASFDSVYVLTPAFNDYERALKSFGGKICQHSLDLTTLKPFNPKKQGLLLNNPHNPTGKLWTVAAIRPYLSQFGLVVVDEAFMDFLPPQQQESLISLLPEYPNLVILRSLTKFYSLPGLRLGYVLAHPDRLLQWQRWRDPWSVNNLAVVAAIAGIEDRDFQQQTWDWLTAAREDLWQGLAKFPQLQPQTSAANFLLVQSQSSCLPLQEALLKYHRIFIRDCLSFPELGSNYFRVAVRLPAENQRLLSALESVLAASEDVNV, from the coding sequence TTGCCTAGACCTAAACATGGTGGTAATCTTGACTGGGCGGCCGCCATTGCCGGCTGTCCGGTTTCCTCTATTCTCGATTTTTCTGCCAGTATCAACCCCCTCGGTCCGCCAGAAAGCGCCCTAACCGCTATTAAAAGCCATTTAACCAGTCTGACTCGTTATCCTGACCCCGCGTATTGGCAGTTGCGTTCTGCCCTCGGCCAATGGCACAATATCGGCCCAGATTGGATTCTCCCCGGCAATGGTGCGGCTGAGTTATTAACCTGGGCCGGTCGGGAATTGGCCTCATTTGATAGTGTTTATGTACTAACGCCCGCTTTTAACGATTACGAACGGGCCTTAAAAAGTTTTGGTGGGAAAATCTGCCAACATTCCCTAGATTTAACCACTTTAAAGCCGTTTAATCCCAAAAAACAAGGCTTATTACTCAATAATCCCCACAATCCCACGGGGAAACTCTGGACGGTGGCGGCCATTCGTCCCTATCTATCGCAATTTGGTTTGGTGGTAGTGGATGAAGCTTTTATGGATTTTTTACCCCCCCAACAACAGGAGAGTTTAATATCTCTGTTGCCGGAATATCCCAATCTCGTGATTTTGCGTTCCCTAACTAAATTTTACAGTCTCCCCGGTTTACGTCTAGGATACGTCCTCGCCCATCCCGATCGCCTGTTACAATGGCAAAGATGGCGCGATCCTTGGTCGGTGAATAATTTGGCTGTGGTTGCCGCTATTGCGGGAATTGAAGATAGGGATTTTCAACAACAAACTTGGGATTGGTTAACGGCAGCCCGTGAGGATTTATGGCAGGGATTAGCTAAATTTCCGCAATTACAGCCCCAAACCAGTGCCGCTAACTTCCTCTTAGTACAATCTCAATCTTCCTGTTTACCCCTACAGGAAGCTTTATTAAAATATCATCGAATTTTTATCCGCGATTGTCTCAGTTTCCCCGAATTGGGCAGCAATTATTTTCGGGTCGCTGTCCGTTTACCGGCAGAAAATCAACGATTATTATCGGCTTTAGAGAGTGTTTTAGCCGCGTCTGAGGATGTCAATGTCTGA
- a CDS encoding TetR/AcrR family transcriptional regulator, with protein MQSLFRRSLNETNSGEEDIRSRILQAALRLFAAKGYEGTTTKDLAGKANVAEGTLFRYFPNKKAILIEVATRGWVDILTDLLTELSEMGSYKAVAQVMRRRVLRMRENSDLLRVCFIEAQFHPELKERIQSEVIAKMTDVAEAFFQTAIDRGIYRPMNPKIVAQVFLGMFAIAGFSSETILDSNASPFALQEMAEGIAEIFLNGVLVKEV; from the coding sequence ATGCAAAGTCTTTTTCGACGTTCCCTAAATGAGACCAATTCTGGGGAAGAAGATATCCGTAGTCGTATTCTACAGGCCGCTTTACGTTTATTTGCCGCCAAGGGTTATGAAGGAACCACGACCAAAGACCTAGCAGGAAAGGCAAATGTGGCAGAAGGAACTTTATTTCGTTATTTTCCCAACAAAAAGGCGATTTTAATCGAAGTGGCCACTAGGGGATGGGTGGATATTCTCACCGACTTGCTGACGGAATTGAGCGAAATGGGCAGTTATAAAGCGGTAGCGCAGGTAATGCGGCGTAGGGTGTTGAGAATGCGAGAAAATAGCGATTTATTGCGAGTTTGTTTTATAGAGGCGCAATTTCACCCCGAATTAAAAGAGCGAATTCAATCGGAGGTAATTGCTAAAATGACCGATGTGGCCGAGGCTTTTTTTCAAACAGCGATCGATCGTGGTATCTATCGTCCCATGAATCCGAAAATTGTGGCCCAGGTTTTTCTAGGAATGTTCGCAATTGCTGGTTTTTCCAGTGAAACTATTTTAGATAGCAATGCTTCCCCCTTCGCTTTACAAGAAATGGCCGAAGGTATTGCCGAAATTTTTCTGAATGGAGTGTTAGTTAAAGAAGTTTAA
- a CDS encoding ureidoglycolate lyase, translating into MSNSITVRPLSAQLITAESFRPYGQLITPSHDGKLFDESDAQLHLKNGVPRFYIMRLQTRGRKFKRITRHSQCTQCLGSLGGQEWFLGVAPPSPHPQPDLEKLKVFRIPGDCFIKLEVGTWHAGPLFDQPAIDFYNLELSDTNIVDHFTYNFAQEQSIEFEIVD; encoded by the coding sequence ATGAGTAATTCGATTACCGTTCGTCCCCTGTCAGCGCAACTAATTACCGCCGAGAGTTTCCGTCCCTACGGTCAATTAATAACCCCTAGCCATGACGGGAAACTGTTTGATGAAAGCGATGCACAACTGCATTTAAAAAATGGTGTGCCACGCTTTTATATTATGCGTTTACAGACTCGCGGACGTAAATTTAAGCGAATTACTCGTCATAGTCAATGTACCCAATGTCTTGGTTCTTTGGGGGGACAAGAGTGGTTTTTAGGAGTGGCCCCCCCTAGTCCTCATCCTCAACCGGATTTAGAAAAATTAAAGGTTTTTCGCATCCCCGGGGACTGTTTTATTAAATTAGAGGTGGGAACTTGGCACGCTGGCCCACTTTTTGATCAACCAGCGATCGATTTTTATAATCTTGAATTGAGCGATACTAATATTGTCGATCATTTTACCTATAATTTTGCCCAAGAGCAGTCAATAGAATTTGAGATTGTTGATTGA
- a CDS encoding efflux RND transporter periplasmic adaptor subunit: protein MIKRSVNVSRAIGSSIAVSLIITGCATQTPQATGPAAVPVKLQTLGTDKLVQSSEFVGTLIAQERVSVSPQITGRIRSIFVKSGDQVTQGQKIAELDPEQQQQQVNASIGQVNSAKANLNGSEADLRQRQAQARANKAQIAQNRANVANAEANVKSQIATLSAAEADLQRARANLDLAEKNLTRAEFLVKQGAQPQQDLDDRRRDIQAARAEVEARSKNRDAARQQVTAARATLQANKEALNIAIQNELASRQQVAAAAATVNSRQAAVASAEGQLGATRQNLVFNTITAPIDGFVGDFNQRKVGDIISLGEELTSLTNNKTLELNVQIPVELQPRLRVGLPVEIINPDGSPGVRGQVTFISPTVSQATQSVLVKFSFTNDGSLRNNQYVRARVIWDQKPGVLVPTTAVTSIGAQNFVFVAEKEKAKEGQENAEERLVVRQKPIQVGTIQGQAYQVISGVNAGERIAINNILSLRDGTAITVSQQ from the coding sequence ATGATTAAACGATCCGTTAACGTATCGAGAGCGATCGGTTCGTCGATCGCCGTTTCCCTAATTATCACCGGTTGCGCCACCCAAACCCCCCAGGCCACTGGACCGGCGGCTGTTCCCGTCAAACTGCAAACCCTCGGCACCGACAAATTAGTGCAAAGTAGCGAATTTGTGGGTACTTTGATCGCCCAAGAGCGTGTTAGCGTCTCCCCTCAGATTACCGGTCGAATTCGGTCTATTTTCGTTAAATCTGGCGATCAGGTAACTCAGGGACAAAAAATCGCCGAATTGGATCCCGAACAACAACAGCAACAGGTAAACGCCAGTATCGGCCAGGTAAATTCGGCCAAAGCGAACCTCAACGGGTCTGAAGCAGATTTAAGGCAAAGACAAGCGCAAGCGAGGGCAAATAAAGCCCAAATTGCCCAGAATCGGGCTAATGTGGCTAATGCCGAAGCTAATGTGAAAAGTCAGATCGCCACCTTGAGCGCCGCCGAAGCCGATTTACAGAGAGCGAGAGCTAATTTAGATTTAGCGGAAAAAAACCTAACAAGAGCCGAATTTCTGGTTAAACAAGGCGCACAGCCCCAACAGGACTTAGATGATCGCCGCCGCGACATTCAGGCCGCCAGGGCGGAAGTAGAGGCCCGGTCTAAAAATCGTGATGCGGCCCGTCAACAGGTGACGGCGGCTAGAGCTACCCTACAGGCAAACAAAGAAGCATTAAATATCGCCATTCAAAACGAATTAGCCTCACGGCAACAGGTGGCGGCGGCGGCGGCAACAGTGAACAGTCGTCAAGCGGCGGTAGCCAGCGCCGAGGGGCAATTAGGGGCGACGCGTCAGAATTTAGTTTTTAACACCATTACCGCCCCGATTGATGGTTTTGTCGGCGATTTTAATCAAAGAAAAGTCGGCGATATTATCTCCCTGGGTGAAGAATTAACCTCGTTGACTAATAATAAAACTTTGGAACTAAATGTGCAGATTCCCGTGGAATTACAACCGCGTCTGCGCGTCGGTTTGCCTGTGGAAATTATTAATCCCGATGGCAGCCCGGGGGTTCGCGGTCAAGTAACTTTTATTTCCCCCACCGTTTCCCAAGCTACCCAATCGGTTTTAGTCAAATTTTCCTTTACTAATGATGGCAGTCTTCGCAATAACCAATATGTGCGGGCGCGGGTAATTTGGGATCAAAAACCAGGGGTATTAGTTCCCACCACGGCAGTGACTAGCATCGGGGCGCAAAATTTTGTTTTTGTGGCCGAAAAAGAAAAGGCTAAAGAAGGTCAAGAAAATGCCGAGGAGCGTTTAGTGGTCAGACAAAAACCAATTCAAGTCGGCACAATTCAAGGGCAAGCTTATCAGGTTATTTCTGGAGTAAATGCCGGGGAAAGAATTGCTATTAATAATATTCTTTCTCTCCGAGATGGTACAGCTATAACTGTTAGTCAGCAGTAA
- the psbD gene encoding photosystem II D2 protein (photosystem q(a) protein) — translation MTIAVGRAPERGLFDALDDWLKRDRFVFIGWSGLLLFPCAFMALGGWLTGTTFVTSWYTHGLASSYLEGGNFLTVAVSTPADAFGHSILFLWGPEAQGNFTRWCQIGGLWPFVALHGAFGLIGFMLRQFEIARLVGIRPYNALAFSGPIAVFVSVFLMYPLGQSSWFFAPSFGVAGIFRFILFFQGFHNWTLNPFHMMGVAGILGGALLCAIHGATVENTLFEDGEGSNTFRAFEPTQAEETYSMVTANRFWSQIFGIAFSNKRWLHFFMLFVPVTGLWMSAVGVVGLALNLRAYDFVSQELRAAEDPEFETFYTKNILLNEGLRAWMAPQDQPHENFIFPEEVLPRGNAL, via the coding sequence ATGACCATTGCTGTCGGACGCGCCCCAGAAAGAGGGCTGTTTGATGCTCTCGATGACTGGCTCAAAAGAGACCGTTTCGTCTTCATCGGTTGGTCTGGTTTACTACTCTTCCCCTGCGCCTTCATGGCCCTAGGTGGATGGTTAACCGGCACCACCTTCGTCACCTCCTGGTACACCCACGGGTTAGCCAGTTCCTACTTGGAAGGCGGCAACTTCCTGACTGTAGCCGTCTCCACCCCCGCCGATGCCTTCGGTCACTCCATCCTCTTTCTCTGGGGACCGGAAGCCCAAGGTAACTTCACCCGTTGGTGTCAAATCGGCGGTTTATGGCCCTTTGTCGCTCTCCACGGTGCTTTCGGCTTGATTGGCTTCATGCTACGTCAGTTTGAAATCGCCCGTTTAGTCGGCATTCGTCCCTACAACGCCCTTGCCTTCTCCGGTCCGATTGCGGTGTTCGTCAGTGTCTTCCTGATGTACCCCCTCGGTCAGTCTAGCTGGTTCTTTGCCCCTAGCTTCGGCGTGGCTGGTATCTTCCGTTTTATTCTCTTCTTCCAAGGCTTCCACAACTGGACCCTGAACCCCTTCCACATGATGGGTGTAGCCGGTATCCTCGGTGGTGCGCTTCTCTGTGCTATTCACGGAGCGACCGTAGAAAATACCCTGTTTGAAGACGGTGAAGGTTCCAACACTTTCCGAGCTTTTGAACCCACCCAAGCGGAAGAAACCTACTCCATGGTGACTGCGAACCGTTTCTGGTCGCAAATCTTCGGCATCGCTTTCTCCAACAAACGTTGGTTACACTTCTTCATGCTCTTTGTCCCCGTGACTGGTTTATGGATGAGTGCTGTGGGTGTGGTTGGATTAGCGCTTAATCTACGGGCCTATGACTTCGTTTCTCAGGAATTGAGAGCGGCGGAAGACCCGGAATTTGAAACCTTCTACACTAAAAATATTCTGCTTAACGAAGGTCTGAGAGCTTGGATGGCTCCCCAAGACCAACCCCACGAAAACTTTATCTTCCCTGAGGAGGTTCTCCCGCGTGGTAACGCTCTCTAA
- a CDS encoding DUF4168 domain-containing protein gives MVIYCYPLADLGQSLRRSFIVTFLAVIAILGGLIPEFSWTTEVVSFQSSAYTQDFTADQIKRYATAVLLIETQRKQAYQAISRILGKSPPAITCNQRESFNNLPANAQRIAVDYCNNSKKIVKDSGLTAAQFNAITNRIRTDDNLRRRVQNEMIRLQRENK, from the coding sequence ATGGTGATTTACTGCTATCCCCTAGCCGATCTAGGTCAAAGCTTAAGACGTTCTTTTATTGTGACTTTTTTGGCAGTAATCGCCATTCTTGGCGGTCTGATTCCCGAATTTTCTTGGACGACGGAGGTGGTTAGTTTCCAGTCCTCCGCTTATACTCAAGATTTTACGGCTGACCAAATTAAACGTTATGCGACCGCAGTTTTGTTGATCGAAACCCAAAGAAAACAAGCTTATCAGGCAATTTCGCGAATTTTAGGGAAAAGTCCTCCAGCAATCACCTGTAACCAACGGGAAAGCTTTAATAATCTTCCAGCTAATGCCCAAAGAATTGCCGTAGATTATTGTAATAACTCAAAAAAGATTGTCAAAGATAGTGGTCTGACTGCCGCTCAGTTTAACGCTATTACTAACCGGATTCGTACCGATGATAACTTGAGACGACGGGTGCAAAATGAGATGATTCGTCTGCAACGGGAGAATAAATAG
- a CDS encoding GUN4 domain-containing protein, giving the protein MRINFSFCQITLALALFLNPLPAIVAQTTTSGEMVSPTTGINYTRLQNFLAQQNWRQANDETRNLMLKATGRELQGWFTMEDLQKLACWDLQKMDQLWKEASGGRFSFSTQFRIFIETGNRPGRLVAIENFQTFGDRIGWRKGGDWIIFKENLNYTLNAPVGHLPAPRDEYQIAGGRLEYSTLAQRLVTCNIVSLGQSKQ; this is encoded by the coding sequence ATGAGAATTAATTTTTCCTTCTGTCAGATCACCCTTGCGCTCGCTTTATTTCTTAATCCCTTGCCAGCGATCGTTGCCCAGACTACCACCTCTGGGGAAATGGTATCACCGACCACGGGCATTAATTACACTCGCCTGCAAAATTTCCTCGCTCAACAAAATTGGCGGCAAGCTAACGATGAAACCCGTAATTTAATGCTGAAAGCGACCGGACGGGAATTACAGGGCTGGTTTACCATGGAAGACCTGCAAAAATTGGCCTGTTGGGATCTGCAAAAGATGGACCAACTCTGGAAAGAAGCTTCCGGGGGTCGTTTTAGTTTCAGTACCCAATTTCGCATTTTTATCGAGACAGGTAATCGACCAGGGCGCTTAGTGGCGATCGAAAATTTTCAAACTTTTGGCGATCGTATCGGTTGGCGTAAAGGTGGTGATTGGATTATTTTTAAAGAAAATCTTAACTATACCCTCAATGCTCCCGTCGGTCATCTGCCGGCGCCCCGGGACGAATATCAGATCGCCGGTGGTCGCCTAGAATACTCCACCCTCGCCCAAAGATTAGTCACCTGTAATATTGTTAGCTTAGGGCAAAGCAAACAGTGA